In Aegilops tauschii subsp. strangulata cultivar AL8/78 chromosome 3, Aet v6.0, whole genome shotgun sequence, one genomic interval encodes:
- the LOC141042581 gene encoding uncharacterized protein: MLEKEKLATTGNNYADWVRNLRIVLRSAKKLYVLETALPAKPAADAPEDEQNVWATKDDDHNLVQCLMLACMSPGLQKRFEFHKTRDMIRELDALYKETAKSERFDIMKALMECKMAEGSSVGEHVVKMIGYSERLKALEFPLPPGHMMDMLLSSLPPSYDGFVMNYNMTGMEKTPEEVLAMLNTTEGGLRKNRKQVLLVNKTASFKKKGKAKKGKGAGKTGSQSNSKGGAKNETECFYCKGT; the protein is encoded by the coding sequence ATGTTAGAGAAGGAGAAGTTAGCTACGACTGGAAACaactatgcggactgggtccgtaacctgaggattgtcctcaggaGCGCTAAGAAATTGTATGTGCTTGAAACTGCTCTTCCAGCTAAACCGGCGGCAGATGCCCCGGAAGATGAACAAAATGTCTGGGCCACTAAGGATGATGATCACAACTTAGTGCAGTGCCTCATGCTAGCTTGCATGAGTCCAgggcttcaaaaacgttttgaattccATAAAACCCGTGATATGATCCGGGAATTGGATGCTCTGTACAAGGAAACCGCAAAGTCTGAACGATTTGATATCATGAAGGCTTTGATGGAATGCAAGATGGCTGAGGGTAGTTCAGTTGGCGAACACGTGGTCAAGATGATTGGCTATTCTGAAAGGCTTAAAGCCCTAGAATTTCCACTTCCACCTGGCCATATGATGGACATGTTGCTTTCTTCACTCCCCCCGTCTTACGACGGTTTTGTCATGAACTACAACATGACAGGGATGGAGAAGACACCGGAAGAGGTGCTCGCCATGCTGAACACTACAGAAGGAGGACTGCGGAAAAATCGCAAGCAAGTGTTGCTTGTGAATAAAACTGCCAGTTTCAAAAAGAAAGGCAAGGCAAAGAAGGGCAAGGGCGCCGGTAAGACCGGCTCCCAAAGCAACTCTAAGGGCGGAGCCAAgaatgaaactgagtgcttctactgtaagggCACATGA
- the LOC109768587 gene encoding uncharacterized protein — MVVAICYPYILLKWHELILPNLTPLKSWVAWCPNVRIFRDTGALVIISYLLLLDINSSFVSLAIFPIMAITFIGALYFKLNRCTGDIARKVTPQSSMVDENTIKTPMELEIIVVVTFGALLVMDQLNDSADMGFAFTQFLLFLSSIVAALTRMMMKLPPDPFPGSAPASELLRKTLLLLLLVTAHTLAAEWLGEDVVLFCMPEVAPVLLWYSLHLDRPHHNPIISVDKMKPHMKGLIALSTLVVFPLFAYMVNSMDVSGLSWCTRIMVSCGVSGVLTYYLVFMLRYWHWPWQKEAAASGSSKDDVPSSGMLKFLADALLITAALLLLLRYMVSVRLGLQPSLVGTLYVECND; from the coding sequence ATGGTGGTTGCTATTTGCTACCCCTATATACTTTTGAAATGGCACGAATTGATCTTGCCGAACTTGACACCCTTGAAGTCGTGGGTCGCATGGTGTCCTAACGTCAGGATTTTCAGAGACACAGGCGCTCTTGTGATTATTTCTTACCTGCTATTGCTGGACATCAATTCAAGCTTCGTCTCACTTGCCATCTTTCCCATCATGGCCATTACTTTCATAGGAGCACTGTACTTTAAGCTCAATCGTTGTACTGGCGACATTGCTCGTAAAGTTACTCCACAATCTTCTATGGTCGATGAGAATACCATCAAGACACCTATGGAGCTGGAGATCATAGTGGTGGTGACGTTCGGGGCGCTGTTGGTGATGGATCAACTTAACGATAGTGCAGATATGGGCTTCGCCTTCACACAGTTTCTCTTGTTCCTGAGCTCCATTGTGGCGGCATTGACGCGCATGATGATGAAGCTGCCTCCTGATCCTTTTCCGGGTAGTGCACCGGCGTCAGAGTTGCTCCGCAAGACCTTGCTTCTACTTCTACTGGTGACGGCACACACATTGGCCGCGGAGTGGCTGGGCGAGGATGTGGTTCTGTTCTGCATGCCGGAGGTTGCCCCGGTGCTCCTCTGGTACAGCCTTCACCTCGACCGCCCACACCACAACCCAATCATCAGCGTTGACAAAATGAAGCCACACATGAAGGGGCTCATTGCCCTATCTACACTGGTCGTATTTCCTCTTTTCGCATACATGGTGAACTCCATGGATGTTTCTGGGCTCTCCTGGTGCACGAGGATCATGGTGTCATGTGGCGTCTCAGGGGTTCTGACCTACTACCTTGTGTTCATGCTACGCTACTGGCATTGGCCATGGCAAAAAGAAGCCGCAGCTTCTGGCAGCAGCAAGGACGATGTCCCGTCCTCCGGCATGCTCAAGTTTTTGGCAGATGCTTTACTGATAACGGCGGCCTTGCTGTTGCTGCTAAGGTATATGGTTTCCGTCCGACTTGGTCTGCAGCCATCATTGGTTGGTACACTATATGTCGAGTGCAACGACTAA